CATcgaatttaaacaaataaaaatcctTCAAGCAATTCAAATTTTGTACATCACTCAAATtcgagatataatttaataaaattaaagatGTTATATCACCTCAACAAAGCTTTATACATGTTAAAAATACTCTTCAATCCAcaatatcaatatatatatatatcaatggTCCCATCCATTGATTTATATAAtgctcaatttcaaaatatggcTACACTTGACGTCCTGTGACAAGGCCTACAAAGATATTTTCTTGACATAGGTGTCCATCTATATTGGCCAATGGCTTTGACTAGACAGGCATTCTGAGAACAATATGCATACTCACAACCCTTAGATGTGTGTTGATCATAATGACAAGAGCATAAAACCATCAACGCAATCCTCCAATTGGTCACAACAACAtcttagaattaattttataaactggaatcacaaatcaatacatatataatatctGGGAAAATTGTCTAGGAAGTTATAAACTTGCTATACATaagtcaatttagtcttaaaccttttggtAATTTGTTAATGTAGCCATTCTTGctaaatatccaagaaataggtttatgactaaattgacaaatcttcaaaccatttagaactaaattgacacaaagaaaagtttataactaaattagcaaatcatcaaaagataaagactaaattggcacaactgAAATGTTTGAAACTGAATTGACTaacatacaatagatttagggcTTTTTGAACATTTATCACTATAACCTTTTGCAAATCCttccatcaagaagaatatgTATTTCATACATCATTTCACAAATGATCAACTGCCAAGCTATTTCAAGATATACTTTACTATGTCATTTTGAATAACCCGAAGGTATTGAATGCCCAATCCAACCTTTTGCAACAAATATGCTCTAAACTTTCTTTTTAGGGAAAagatttatgtctaaacattttagTGGATGGTGCAAACATTTCTTGTTCATTAATTTTGTAAGTAATCTAAGCAATCATTATTAGGAACATATTTTTGAAATCatacatttttcacaaaacgaACGCACCTAATGGAGGAAAATGTTATCCTAATGGAATAACTTTCCTCCTTTATTCCAAGTTAATTGATATTACCTGAAGAGGAATGGCACTCAAAAGAATATTACGTGGAATGCATTGCCTTTCACACTTCCCCACGAATCAAACTAGCACCTTAAAGCTGGTAATTATCTCACAATCTTATCAGAATCTCATTCCAATACATTGGCTTTTGCTTGTTGTATACACATTGCTTTGATCATCCTATTTAGAGATATACTTCTATCCCAGAAAATGAGAATTCGATTCCAATGAATAGCAGTCCATTTCGAACTCCAGTTCACGAGAAAACCAAACATGAGGTAAAATTACAATTCATATACCTTTCCTTCGTACAAATTCCACGCAGATTGCAATACCTTGTTTTTGGTGATATGCCGTCGATTCGGGTTCGTTGAATTATCATTATCTATCGTTATTTTAGTCTTGCTTTCACTGTTTGGTTTTGCATTTTCAGGTGAGCATGCTTGTCTATTTTATGATTTGTAAATTGATGTCTTGAAAGCGAAAGAGGCATCACATAGTACGTatctattgaaaagaaaaattagtgtTTAGAGCATAATTGTTACATAAAGTTGGATTGGGCATTCGCTACCTTTGGGTTATTTGAAATAGTAAAGTATAACTTGAATTAGCTTTAGAGTTAATTATTTGTAAAATGATATATGAAATAGTTGATTATTTGTAAAATGATATATGAaatatttgtgtgtgtgtgtatatatatatggtagGATTTGCCAAAGGTTATATATGTATTGATTTATGAACATGGTTTGTAAAATTAATACTGAAATGGTGTTGTGACTAGTTGAAGGATCGTGTTGGTGATTTATGATCTACTCATCTAAGGGTTGTGAGTATGCAAATTGTTCTCAGAACGCCCTGTTTGGTTGGAGCAACCGGCCAATATAGGTTGACACCCATGTCAAAGAAGAATCCGTGTAGCCTTGTCATGGGGTGTTAAGTGTGACCATAATTTGGCTGTACAGAAAGAAGAGGCTCACatattctaattatttatttgcaCATGGTGCCAAGAGGTTgttagaggaagaaagaaaatcatgggttttgctttatgattttcttctttgattgaattgttttattttaaaataaaatgaaggatttTATACTGTGAGTTTTACATCCGActaaattgttttattttaaaataaaatgaatttagtTGTGAAAAACCACCTCTTCAAAGTGGTTTGAGACAAGGCTATCACCTTCAGAAACGTCAAAGATAATTTCAGAAACAGAAGGTTGCAAAGAAGTTGGGagtgtgagtgattgtaattCTGTGTTTCTTCGATTATTAGTTGATTAACTATTATTGACTCTTCCTTTACCATTTCttatattttaccaaaaaaaaaaaaaaaaaaaccattattaACTTTGCAAGTGGAGTAAGTATCAATATTCAGATCAAACCACGTAAATCATTAATGTTCCTTATTATTCATCGCTTATTTCTTTGTTGATTTCACGTTGATTTAATTGCAAGATCCATTAGTGCTTCTGCATCAACTTACAACACTGTACTTGTATTATAACCCGGTCCAGATCATTAATTAACTTCAATTTGGTTTGGTGTAATTTTTGCTTGTCCTCACAATTGGTACATAACCAACACACAAGAATACATTTTCAGATGTTGCTCATCAAAATTGATGATCCCCGCCATTGTTACCTGCTATAAAATTAAGATCACAAAAAAGAGATAAGATTAATGTAACATAGTGATAACACTCTGAAAAACATGCTATGAAATTAAAATCACAAGAAAGACAATATTAAGAGTAACCTAGTAATAATATATACGGATAAAAGATACAGGAGGACACACAACACGTGCGGACCGAAGCCCGATCGTGCTTATTTTGTCTTATTGAGTAGGGTCGAACAACTGTAAGCCGAGCAGAAAGTCTGTAGCACcatgagcaaaagaaaaggatggtTGCCACCATCGCCAGGAACTTCCAAAAGTTATACACGTATCGCTCTATCATATTCTGGGTCTTGATCTTCGGCGCAGCGTGGTAGAACTCGTTGACTTTCTTGATCGTCTTGTCCAGTTGGGAAGGGCAGTGCCCATCGATAGAGTGGCTCATACCGTTGAATAGACGTGCCACTTCGCCGTCCTTGAGATGGCCCGTGATGATGCCGTGTTTCTTGAGCAACCTCACGTCATGCGGGGTGTCGAGTAGGCCGTCCATTAGCTCCACGAAGCGAGTGAACAACAAGGGACCGGAGGTCGCCATCGCCTCATACGCCACCAAGTTCCGAATCACGACTTCCGAGTTGACGCTGAGTTTGATCGCGGGAAGTTGAAATGTGTGCGTTTTCTCATCAAACGACGTCTCTTCTATGTAATCCGTTTTGCGGAATTTTACGCCCGCTTTGGCGAGAGAGGACGCTCTTGAAATCAATCCCTTCTCTTCAGCAGGTGCTTCTTCGTAGCCGAATGAATCGAGGACAGAAGGTCCAATTTGCTGAGAAAGGATTCTCATAATGCCTTGCACCATCATAGCATGGGGTCTAATTTTCTCCGTGAAAGGTAAATTCGGTGACTGTAAAAGGCCGAGCACGTTCTCTGTCATAGACACAAGGTGTTGAGGAGCAGTTCGCCTGCTATCATTAGACGTAGGTACAGCACCGGTCTTATCTTCTTCGATTAGGATGATGTTAGCTGGTATATCGATCTTGAATTCGTCCTCTCTCTCCACGACCATACTGTAAAGAAGATCCAACAAATGCGCGCGCTTCAAAGTTTTGTCAACCTGGTACCGCCTCGTCTCTTTGAGCGGCGAGAGAAATTTGCAAAACCCCACCAGCATGTGGGGGAAGTTCTCTTCGATCTTCTTCTGCTCGGTGACTTCTAGTGGTGAGCACGCGACCGTCACCATCTTCGCCAGAAAGAATATCGGGATTTGGTTCTCCAACATCATGACGTCCCTCAATATGGCATCCTCCGCGAGCTTCTTGCCCGCGTGGTCGGCTAGGACCCCCAAGAAAGGTGACGACTCGAGGGTTTTCTTGCCAACGGCATGCTGGCAGAGCAGATGGAACAGGAACTGCGCATCGACGGTCATGATCCATGACAACACGTCAGCATCAATGTCCAAGAACTTGTGGTAACACGCACGGACATAGAGGTGCAAATCGGTGAGCTTTCTCACGAGCTCCATGAAGCTCATGCCACTGGACTCCTTGTGGAGCTTCTTCACGACGTCAAGCTTGACTCGCTCCATCTCCAGGAGATGAGGCTGAAGGTGGTGATAGGGTCCTAAGCCGACGAGTTGGGGGGCATAAGCCTGAGGCTTGGCAGAGCTGAGTGATCGGGGGACTTGGAAAACGCACACATGGGAATTAATGTCCTTCTGAAGCTCTTCCTTGAAATTGGTTTTGACATGAATGAACCATTCTCTCGTTTCTGTGAATGAAAGAGACATTGTTGATGATCAAAGGAAGAGCAGCTCTCtattgttttttcctcttttcttttgggttgaTAGAGTGGGAGGGTCTACAGATTTCGTTCTATGCATCATCTTTGCTATCATGTGCCTTATCTATATAGAGTTGGGCTTTGCTTATCTTACCTTTTTGGGTTGATAGCGCAGATGTGTCTATAGATTCGGTTGTCTCGCTCGCATCACGAGAGTAAGGTGAGATGGCAAAAGTTACTGATGGAGATACCAATTTGGTATGAGCTTAATGTACCTTTTCTAAAGGTAAAATATAAAGCCACGGATCCATATCCATTTCAATGTAAATTATTGGGAACAAAGGCATGAAGTCATACGGAACGAAGGACTTGGAGGTTCACGACTTCATATATAATCGACTACTTCggttaaattttaatttacttttataTAATCGAAATAACCAATAAATTCACTGataactttttgataattttctcgtGTGTATTAAATATTCATGTTGGTGCATAATTAAGTCATCTCACCAGCAATATAATGTCTTTTAGCAATCCAGTATGCAATTTTATTATCTTCACGAGGACACCAAGACAGAAGTCAGATCTATGAACTTACCTCTTAGTGGCTGGCCGTCACTGATGAGATATCTGACTTGGTCAGCATTGAACAGAGTTCGATTGCCCACTTGGAGAACTATCTTCTCCTTTCGTTGGATCAACAACTCCAAAGGGGTCTCCATTTCCATGGCTGAACTACAACCAAGCTTTCCAGAGCATCCATCAGCGTTCCTCGGCACCACCGCAAAAGCTCCAGTTTggcttccttcttcccttccaGATCTGCCAAAGCAACGCAGGTTTTTAACAATGCTAATTTATCCTCCACTATCCACAATGTGTGAGGTTTTGCAGAGTCACACcattaaagagaaaattatcaaaaaagtcataaaactattgcatttgtgccaattcagtcataaactttttgcatttgtaaTGATTCAATCTATTTGGCCATTTTGGTTAGTTGGCACTGATGTTGGCAATattgtaataatattttattttttgaattttttaaattaattttccctttttttccctttttatattttttgccctcattcttccttctttctttggctAAGGGGGCTAACCCCCTCAACCAATGACAATGCTCAGCCTTGATGGCCACTGACAAGAGCAAGCCTCACCAAATGATGGCAAAGCcaccctcaccagatctggtgAGGTCTAGCCTCGGCTAGACATGGCGATGATcaacctcgctagtggccggcaaGGGCGGGCCTTGCCCcttgccatggctaggtgaggcttggCCACACCATTGGCCGGTAGAGGTGAACATTACCATTGGCCAACTAGGTTGATCTTGCCAACCAGAGGAATAAGGAagaatgagggaaaaaaaaaaagaaaaaaaaaaaaaagaaaaaaagaaataaaaaaaggaaaaaagaaataataaaaattggaataaaataaaatattattggactaaattggcaaaaaaaaaaaaaaaaaattatccacattgaTTCTTAGTAACTGGTGTCTATGTTAGTGTcagccggccaaaattggcaaaaaaaaaaaatttgaattagcacaattgcaatagaatTATGGTATTCTTAGTAATTCTCCCCGCCATTAAATAATGCTAATGCATCTTCAAGGTCTGTACTCCTCTTTTGCATGCCGTGTATCTGTGTTTGCAAAGTATTTGCTTTTTAAAACTTTATAACACAAAGTCTGTATGTTCATTCAGCCTCCAAACTTGTTTTGCAAGAAATGCCAGGttgaatattattaaaaattatccatattgaTTCAAGGTTGTTTGAGcgaattttgcaaatctggatttgaacccaagtcaagaaAACAAGTTGAATGTGACACTCTATGTTAAGGGTGTGCGAGTGAAAGTAGataacatgagctttcaaatgccAAACATGCAACACTCTTGGGTGGATGGATTAaattggcttcttcaactggaaatgagatctgcaaaaaaaagaactgacaacaaaaaaaaattgaattgaattagcacaattgcaatgaaaagaagtttATGGTATTCTTAGTAATTCTCCCCGCCATTAAATAATGCTAATGCATCTTCAAGGTATGTACTCCTCTTTTGCATGCCGTGTATATGTGTTTGCAAAGtatttgcatattttaaaactttataacttatccgaaaatacccaattTAATGCAAATTTGGTCATGTTCATTCAGCCTCCAAACTTGTTTTGCAAGAAATGCCAGGTTGAATTTGTTAagctctctttttaatttttttaattattatttgtttttttaggaaaaacatctttcattttaaaaagccTAAACCTCTTTCATGCTTCTTTATTCAGGTGTCCAAACTTGTTTTGCAAGGGCTTCTTTATTCAGGTGTCTAGAATAGAGTGATTCCAAACAATTCTGTTGACATAGGGAAAAATGTGCCAGTCCTCAATAAACGAACTTAGTCGGCAAAAGTCGACTGAGGAGCAGTGAGGAGCGACAGAGATAAGAATTTGCTAAGTGTTGGAGTTCTTAGTCAGCAAATCTAGGTAGTCGACAAGAAAACTTGTTTTAGCCACCGGAAAATATAAGTGGAAATGACCAAGTCTTGGAGTAGAATGTTGACAAAGGAAGATCAACCCACATAGCAAAAAGACAATAATTGATGtcattattgaaaaatgagatcgaaataacttttttaaattttggaacCGATGATTTTGAAATCAACCGTTAGAGGGACATTTGTAAAGGAGTAAACTCAATGCGACCATTGAGCAGTGGAGCCGAGGTGTCTATGAGCAGCTATAGTGGTAATTGcggagaaaagagaaaacattaCTGTTAAAGTAGTGGAGAAGCCACAATTGTTGAGTAGTGGATTGTATCATTGCTGAGTAACCACTTGTAGTAACTAAATTGTAGGAACCAAcgtgcttgattttttttttttttgcaaccaTTGTTAATGTTTGATAATAGGTATAAATGCTTGAATTGTAGTTTGTAAAAGGAACCGTCTATCAATTGGAGAACACCGGtggttttctttccaaaaatagaCAGTCTGAAACAATTGGAATAGTTGTAGTATGAATGAAAGAAGTGTTTTTATGTTCCTCCTTAAGCTGATGGGTATTGGACTCACCATTCTCTTGTCGCAAGGACTAGATCAAGTTTTTCACTTACAATATCCTAAATGATAATCCCTTTAAGCACAATAGGAAGTGCATAAACTAAAGCAATTATAAGAGGATTGGTAATTTCTAATTTGTAGATCTTGCCAAACTTTATATCAATTAATTTGGGCCATGGCTAAGGCCCGGCTGTTAGAAAAAACTCCTATGTTGTTTTGAAACCgacaaaacttatctaagttcTATTCTAAAGATTGctagacttttgtgtcaaagtctatcttacaacAAAAGTCTGCATACTTTGATAGACTCTAGACGGAACgcaaaagaagaatgaagacttatctcAATGAgggattatctttctttcttcaagggtTCGGTTCGTACAGGATATATATGGCATTCTGGTTGAAAATATCATCTacgagattgattatctttattggaatcaatttagatacatcaaatctttttgaatAGCAAgttaatttggaaagaatctacttatgaaaaccaaaatcttgattgtatgggcgaacaggattgacgggccttcatcacaatcttcaaacggctcgagatctccttgattgattctgtccaacgggttgattggaagactTCCTTTGAAAAATGCCAACGGtcaagaaggcatgaaggaggaTTTAAGGAGGCCTCTCTAGTCGTTTGATAGAGTGTGTgaaaaagaattccaaagtctgaaccTTCCCACTCACTTGTTATTCCTTACACTGTGCCGatatttgtactcaaaagagagagagactcaaagagagactttgtgagagcagtagagactcttcactgtgaagtcgagatcacaatattgtaaattctcttttgattcttagtgaaaacCAATCAAAAggttgttagcgtgggagagtggccataggcttgatttaagctgaaccactataaattctgtgttcctttctcttccctaaacttcTTTACTTTACTCATACTTCAATTTTGTAGTTAAAATTTAAACCCTTTTAAAGTTTGCTGATCAttagactcaatttcaaaagcaaaatattcttACTGCTCTTTGCGAAAATTGTCCTCACACCTATTTACCcacctctaggtgttcatactaacactttcaattggtatcagagcctgtatGCTTAC
This region of Eucalyptus grandis isolate ANBG69807.140 chromosome 8, ASM1654582v1, whole genome shotgun sequence genomic DNA includes:
- the LOC104430318 gene encoding putative UPF0481 protein At3g02645 gives rise to the protein MEMETPLELLIQRKEKIVLQVGNRTLFNADQVRYLISDGQPLRETREWFIHVKTNFKEELQKDINSHVCVFQVPRSLSSAKPQAYAPQLVGLGPYHHLQPHLLEMERVKLDVVKKLHKESSGMSFMELVRKLTDLHLYVRACYHKFLDIDADVLSWIMTVDAQFLFHLLCQHAVGKKTLESSPFLGVLADHAGKKLAEDAILRDVMMLENQIPIFFLAKMVTVACSPLEVTEQKKIEENFPHMLVGFCKFLSPLKETRRYQVDKTLKRAHLLDLLYSMVVEREDEFKIDIPANIILIEEDKTGAVPTSNDSRRTAPQHLVSMTENVLGLLQSPNLPFTEKIRPHAMMVQGIMRILSQQIGPSVLDSFGYEEAPAEEKGLISRASSLAKAGVKFRKTDYIEETSFDEKTHTFQLPAIKLSVNSEVVIRNLVAYEAMATSGPLLFTRFVELMDGLLDTPHDVRLLKKHGIITGHLKDGEVARLFNGMSHSIDGHCPSQLDKTIKKVNEFYHAAPKIKTQNMIERYVYNFWKFLAMVTMAGIINFDEQHLKMYSCVLVMYQL